The following proteins are co-located in the Apium graveolens cultivar Ventura chromosome 5, ASM990537v1, whole genome shotgun sequence genome:
- the LOC141659182 gene encoding uncharacterized protein LOC141659182 has product MECNKEEAVRAKSLAEKKMENKDYFGARKIAIKAQNLYPELENISQLILVCDVHCSAANKVRGTEMDWYGILKLEQTADDTVIKKQFRKFALVLHPDKNKFAGATDAFKLIGEAQGVLLDRDKRRIHDIKCRTAVVNGAPRQASRPSNVRRPPGPDNSSINANKQSQQARQTTQAGIHGNRPTFWTACPFCSVKFQYYREVLNKILTCQSCKKPFTGYEINPQAPSQNNWSQQVPKQTAANHPAASNVGPHSNYTYSTAKVELGGKSGIFHTPFCDVAKGSKLNEKHGDVSMNSKQKRKAENSQTRASMNGKKRKKLSESSESCNSETSTESEEEISVKIDGFYSELPTRRSSRSKRNVSYNENINDDNDTAEPTEENKSRDSSQPTKEAVEDVLPKHKHPGINISNEEAKKAFAEEVLLKKSKDTKMKSEKEEPSEVAETEPEIYEYPDPDFSDFDKDREEKCFAAGQIWAIYDTQDAMPRFYAQIRKVLRPKFKLRITWLEPDPDDEDEIKWVEEDLPVSCGNYKHGSSENTEDHQMFSHLVSWEKGSRRDAYKIYPRKGETWALFKNWDISWSSNPDSSRKYEYEFVEVLSEYANGNPISVVHLCKIKGYVCLFCRAKKEGVDVFEIAPKELYRFAHRVPSFRMNGDERKDIPRGSFELDPACLPINLQEIDPPATENIKFKKAHPPGSCSNFTTNSVKPIPKSHMDVSKSQEHKNQSNSRVQISSDEEDQKLESDINGYAFKNPTEDTSGALDPPDEAYEIPDPEFYNFDSDKSIEKFEIGQVWALYSDEDGLPKYYGKIKKIELLPKHKIHILWLGNSSMPDDMIQWTDSKMLVACGNFKLKRSSSSQYTNTATFSHQVRVKENMKDEYIILPRKGEIWALYKNWNAGMNCSDLGDCDYEMVEVVDECSAGRTVLHLEAVDGFKSVFRVQEKGQSPATSKIPTSELLRFSHQIPAFRLTEEKGGSLRGCLELDPAALPSHWFSSN; this is encoded by the coding sequence ATGGAGTGCAACAAAGAAGAGGCTGTCAGGGCCAAAAGTTTGGCAGAGAAGAAGATGGAAAACAAGGATTATTTTGGGGCCCGTAAGATTGCAATCAAGGCCCAGAACCTCTATCCTGAATTAGAGAACATTTCTCAGTTGATTTTGGTGTGTGATGTGCATTGTTCTGCTGCCAACAAGGTCCGTGGAACTGAAATGGACTGGTATGGCATCCTTAAACTTGAGCAAACCGCTGATGATACAGTAATAAAGAAGCAATTCAGAAAGTTCGCTCTTGTTCTTCATCCCGATAAGAACAAGTTTGCTGGAGCAACAGATGCCTTTAAATTAATTGGTGAAGCTCAGGGAGTGCTTCTGGACCGAGATAAAAGGAGGATACATGATATAAAATGTAGAACTGCTGTGGTTAATGGGGCTCCGAGGCAAGCAAGCAGGCCTTCCAACGTACGGAGACCACCAGGTCCTGACAATAGTTCAATTAACGCAAATAAACAGTCCCAGCAGGCACGGCAAACTACCCAAGCAGGAATCCATGGTAATCGACCAACTTTCTGGACTGCATGTCCATTTTGTTCTGTAAAGTTCCAGTATTACAGAGAAGTGCTCAACAAAATTCTTACTTGTCAATCTTGTAAGAAGCCCTTTACTGGCTACGAAATCAATCCTCAAGCACCATCACAAAACAACTGGAGTCAGCAGGTTCCCAAACAAACAGCGGCTAACCATCCAGCTGCTTCTAATGTGGGTCCACATAGTAATTATACATACTCCACTGCTAAAGTAGAACTTGGGGGGAAGTCTGGTATTTTCCATACACCGTTTTGTGATGTGGCAAAGGGTTCTAAATTGAATGAAAAACATGGAGATGTTTCTATGAATAGTAAACAGAAGCGCAAAGCTGAAAATTCTCAAACACGTGCAAGCATGAatgggaagaaaaggaagaaaTTATCcgagtctagtgaaagttgcaACAGTGAAACTAGCACAGAATCCGAGGAAGAGATATCAGTTAAGATTGATGGGTTTTACAGTGAGCTGCCCACACGGAGGTCAAGTAGGTCTAAAAGAAATGTTTCATATAACGAAAATATTAATGACGATAATGACACAGCAGAGCCCACAGAAGAAAACAAGTCCAGGGATTCATCCCAACCCACTAAGGAGGCAGTTGAAGATGTACTACCAAAACACAAGCATCCTGGTATAAACATATCGAATGAAGAGGCTAAAAAGGCCTTTGCTGAAGAGGTGCTGCTTAAAAAAAGCAAAGACACTAAAATGAAGAGCGAGAAAGAAGAGCCGTCTGAAGTTGCTGAAACAGAACCAGAAATTTATGAATATCCCGATCCAGATTTCAGTGACTTTGACAAGGATAGAGAGGAGAAGTGCTTTGCTGCTGGGCAGATCTGGGCAATTTATGATACCCAGGATGCAATGCCTAGATTCTATGCTCAGATCAGGAAAGTACTCCGTCCTAAGTTTAAGCTTCGGATAACCTGGTTGGAGCCAGACCCAGATGATGAGGATGAAATCAAATGGGTTGAAGAGGACCTACCAGTTTCTTGTGGTAATTATAAACATGGAAGCTCTGAAAACACTGAAGATCACCAGATGTTCTCACATTTGGTTAGCTGGGAAAAAGGTAGTAGAAGAGATGCCTACAAGATATACCCAAGAAAGGGCGAGACATGGGCTCTCTTCAAGAACTGGGATATTAGTTGGTCTTCGAACCCGGACAGTAGCAGGAAATATGAATACGAGTTTGTTGAAGTCTTGTCTGAGTATGCTAATGGAAATCCTATATCCGTTGTTCACTTGTGTAAGATAAAGGGTTATGTTTGTCTCTTTTGTAGAGCAAAAAAGGAAGGAGTTGACGTTTTTGAAATAGCACCGAAGGAATTATACCGATTTGCTCATAGGGTCCCATCTTTTAGAATGAATGGTGATGAAAGAAAAGATATTCCAAGAGGATCTTTTGAACTAGATCCTGCATGTCTTCCCATCAATCTTCAAGAGATTGATCCTCCTGCTACTGAgaatattaaatttaaaaaagCGCATCCCCCTGGTTCATGTTCTAATTTCACAACAAATTCTGTGAAACCAATTCCAAAATCCCATATGGATGTATCTAAAAGCCAAGAGCATAAAAACCAATCCAATTCCCGTGTGCAAATATCTTCGGACGAAGAAGACCAGAAGTTGGAGTCTGATATAAATGGCTATGCATTCAAGAATCCTACTGAAGATACTAGCGGTGCTCTAGATCCTCCAGACGAAGCTTATGAAATTCCCGATCCTGAATTCTATAATTTTGACTCCGACAAATCCATAGAGAAATTTGAGATTGGTCAGGTCTGGGCTTTATATAGTGATGAGGATGGTTTACCGAAGTACTAtggtaaaataaaaaaaattgaacttCTGCCAAAGCATAAAATCCACATTTTGTGGCTGGGTAATAGTTCAATGCCAGATGACATGATACAGTGGACCGACAGTAAGATGCTTGTTGCTTGCGGTAACTTCAAGCTCAAAAGGTCGAGCTCAAGTCAATATACCAACACTGCCACCTTTTCTCATCAGGTAAGAGTAAAAGAAAACATGAAAGACGAATATATCATCCTTCCGAGGAAAGGTGAGATTTGGGCTTTATATAAGAACTGGAATGCTGGAATGAATTGTTCGGACTTGGGGGACTGTGATTATGAAATGGTGGAGGTGGTTGATGAATGTTCTGCGGGTAGAACTGTTTTGCAT